The Rhabdothermincola sediminis region AGCCCCTGGGCGTCCATGACCTCCACCCGCGCCGCAGGGTCGCGGTAGGCGGGCTGGATCGGGTCCAGCTCCCCGAACGCCGAGTGCAGGTCGGTGATCGAGGTCTTGCCCCGGAAGTAGTCGATGAGCGCGCCCGGCTTCGACACCGGATCGAAGGTGGGGTTGGGGATGAAACGGTTGATCTTCCCCCCGACGAGCAGGCGTTGCCTGCCGTCGATCTCGGCCCAGCGCATGCACCGGCCCCGCATCTTCGGGTCGACGTGCCGGATGAACGCGTCGGTGGCTTCGTAGTAGTGGTTGTCCGCGTCGAACGCCCTCGCGGGGCGCGAGGCGGCATCGGTGGTGCTCATCGGACACCCTCCTCTCCAGCTGTTCCGGTTCCGTCGCGACCGGCGGCGGCCGCCTGGCCGTAATCGCCGAACGGGGCATCCCGCCTGGCCAGCGCGTCACCGAGGGTGCCGTTGACCATGTCCCGCAGGTACTCCTTCGAGGATCGCTGGTGCAGACCGAGGGCCAAGATCTCGGAGCCGTAGCGGATCGCGGTGCGCGCCCCCATCACCTCCATCGCCCGGTGCACCGAACGCTTGTTGAGCTGCTGCAGGTCAGGCGGGATGCCCGCCACCCGCTCCGCGATGCGCAGCACCTCGCGCTCGAGGTCCGCCGCCGGGAACGCCCGGTTGGCCCACCCGACCCTCGCTGCGTCCGCGCCGCTCAACGCGTCACCGGTGAGCATCTGCTCCATCGCGGCCCGCATGCCCATCAGCCAGGGGTGGAACTGCATGTCGGGCGTGGTCATGGTCCGCACGGGCGGGTAGCCGATCTGCGCGTCCTCGGCCACGTAGACCAGGTCGCACGCGGT contains the following coding sequences:
- a CDS encoding enoyl-CoA hydratase-related protein, which gives rise to MDDPAPFVRRLTLNRPEKRNALSNRLRAQLFDALHAGDLDHDVRVMIIRGAGSCFSAGYDLRPDPNDPLPWYTAPGDGQWPRHVVAGWFDIWDLATPVIAQVHGWCLAGGSELATACDLVYVAEDAQIGYPPVRTMTTPDMQFHPWLMGMRAAMEQMLTGDALSGADAARVGWANRAFPAADLEREVLRIAERVAGIPPDLQQLNKRSVHRAMEVMGARTAIRYGSEILALGLHQRSSKEYLRDMVNGTLGDALARRDAPFGDYGQAAAAGRDGTGTAGEEGVR